A window from Hoeflea sp. IMCC20628 encodes these proteins:
- a CDS encoding transcriptional regulator GcvA, translating into MISISMNKKNLFVHDWKSCMRRLPPLKSLQAFEAAARWLSFTKAAEELFVTPAAISQQIKQLEAYLGIPLFHRMTRAVQLTEEAKTVLPLVTEGFDRLAEAVERLALEEETGLLTVSSAPTFAIKWLVHQLTDFSNKYPDIDVRLDASLETRDFQRDGIDVSIRLGMGDYPGLHVDRIFGEEVSPVCSPKLMSGAKPLGSLEDLKNHRLLHVEWGALTLQSPDWRMWAKAAGLDDIDVKRGPRFTVESMAIEAAINGDGVALVSHSAVVEDLKAGRLVRPFNLAVQSDIGYWLVCPHSHMRRAKVRVFCEWLLAGASKNAREATPALP; encoded by the coding sequence GTGATTTCTATCTCGATGAATAAGAAAAACTTATTTGTCCACGATTGGAAATCCTGTATGCGCCGGTTGCCTCCACTAAAATCACTGCAAGCCTTTGAAGCTGCGGCCAGATGGTTGAGTTTTACTAAGGCTGCGGAGGAGCTTTTCGTTACCCCGGCTGCAATCAGCCAGCAAATCAAGCAGCTGGAGGCCTACCTCGGCATTCCGCTGTTTCACCGCATGACAAGAGCGGTGCAGTTGACCGAAGAAGCCAAGACCGTGCTGCCTTTGGTAACGGAAGGTTTTGACAGGCTCGCAGAAGCGGTCGAACGCCTGGCTCTCGAGGAGGAAACCGGCTTGCTGACCGTGAGCAGTGCCCCGACCTTCGCGATCAAATGGCTGGTCCATCAACTGACGGATTTTTCGAACAAGTATCCGGACATTGATGTGCGGCTCGACGCCTCGCTGGAGACCCGCGACTTTCAACGCGACGGCATCGATGTGAGCATCCGCCTCGGGATGGGGGATTATCCGGGGCTTCATGTGGACCGAATCTTTGGCGAAGAAGTCAGTCCGGTGTGCAGTCCGAAGCTGATGAGCGGTGCAAAGCCCCTGGGCTCGCTCGAGGATCTGAAGAACCATCGGCTGCTGCATGTCGAGTGGGGGGCTCTGACCTTGCAATCACCCGATTGGCGGATGTGGGCCAAGGCGGCCGGACTTGACGACATCGACGTCAAGCGTGGCCCGAGATTCACGGTTGAAAGCATGGCGATCGAAGCTGCGATCAACGGCGATGGCGTGGCCCTGGTCAGCCATTCCGCGGTAGTCGAGGATTTGAAGGCGGGCCGGCTGGTCAGGCCGTTCAATCTCGCCGTGCAAAGCGACATCGGCTATTGGCTTGTCTGCCCTCACAGCCATATGCGGCGTGCAAAAGTCAGGGTGTTTTGCGAGTGGCTGCTGGCGGGGGCCTCAAAGAACGCTCGGGAAGCGACACCGGCTCTGCCGTGA
- a CDS encoding TetR family transcriptional regulator, translating to MSEISDAPNPPRRRAISQRALATSLSILDAAEILFAERGYDGASVRDIAASAGAQLASISFHHGGKEALFERVVERRASQLSQLRLEALAARKAKDEPLTLDAVLSAFLRPYLEKAGAGDPQWLAYARLVAIVSADARWHAISERCFDPTAGAFISEIAKLFPKADQATIAVAFVFSVSAMLSLSTSTWRIEALSAASGQQAAKHRLADDLVRFCEAGMRAAISG from the coding sequence ATGAGCGAAATTTCAGATGCCCCCAACCCGCCACGCCGCCGCGCCATTTCGCAGCGGGCCCTGGCCACCAGTCTGAGTATTCTCGATGCGGCTGAAATCCTGTTTGCCGAGCGCGGCTATGACGGCGCCTCGGTGCGCGACATTGCCGCTAGCGCTGGCGCGCAACTGGCGTCAATCAGCTTTCACCATGGCGGCAAGGAAGCATTGTTTGAGCGCGTCGTCGAGCGACGGGCATCACAATTGTCGCAGTTGCGGCTTGAGGCGCTGGCAGCGCGGAAAGCCAAAGACGAGCCACTGACGCTCGACGCCGTGCTGTCGGCCTTCCTGCGCCCCTATCTGGAAAAGGCCGGCGCCGGCGATCCGCAATGGCTGGCCTATGCAAGGCTGGTGGCCATCGTTTCGGCGGATGCTCGCTGGCACGCGATTTCGGAGCGCTGCTTCGACCCCACCGCCGGTGCCTTCATCAGCGAGATCGCAAAACTGTTCCCCAAAGCGGATCAGGCCACGATCGCCGTAGCATTCGTGTTCTCGGTCTCGGCCATGCTGTCGCTGTCAACCTCGACCTGGCGCATCGAAGCGCTGTCGGCGGCATCTGGCCAGCAGGCTGCAAAACACCGTCTGGCCGATGATCTGGTCCGATTCTGCGAAGCAGGTATGCGCGCCGCGATCAGCGGTTGA
- a CDS encoding NAD(P)-binding domain-containing protein, with protein sequence MDTQLTPAGENPAASQDSQSRYALIGAGPMGLAMAKTLIEQGIAFQGFELHSDVGGLWDIDGPKSTMYETAHLISSKKMTEFADFPMEDRVAEYPSHRELKSYFQKFSDHYGIRNHFLFNTEVMSAVPMGKSADGWRLVWRDAEGKEHEGEFAGLLIANGTLSEPNMPEFKGDFAGELIHSSAYRDPKIFKGKRVLIIGAGNSGCDIAVDAIHHGKSCDISMRRGYYFVPKYVFGRPADTMGGAIKLPMWLKRRVDGMILKWFTGDPAKYGFPKPDYALYESHPVVNSLILFHAGHGDITVKPDIDRFDGHTVHFKDGGQADYDLVLAATGYSLHYPFIDKALLNWQGDAPHLFLNCLHPERDDVFVLGMVEASGLGWQGRHEQAEMVARYIAGLKSGIMAAKALKEEKGAGFTRATGGMKYIDLPRMAYYVDKATYRTAVTSWIAALKGNGK encoded by the coding sequence TTGGACACGCAATTGACACCGGCAGGCGAAAATCCGGCCGCGAGCCAAGACAGCCAGTCGCGCTATGCGCTGATCGGCGCCGGGCCGATGGGGCTGGCGATGGCCAAGACACTGATCGAGCAGGGCATTGCCTTTCAAGGGTTTGAGCTGCATTCCGATGTCGGTGGGCTATGGGACATCGATGGTCCGAAATCGACCATGTACGAGACCGCGCATCTGATTTCGTCGAAGAAGATGACCGAATTTGCGGATTTTCCGATGGAAGACCGGGTGGCGGAATATCCGTCACACCGCGAGCTCAAGTCCTACTTTCAGAAATTTTCCGATCACTATGGAATAAGGAATCATTTCCTGTTCAATACAGAAGTGATGTCTGCCGTGCCAATGGGCAAGTCCGCTGACGGATGGCGTCTGGTCTGGCGCGATGCAGAGGGCAAGGAGCACGAGGGCGAGTTTGCCGGACTGCTGATTGCCAATGGCACCCTGTCCGAGCCAAACATGCCGGAGTTCAAGGGGGATTTCGCCGGAGAGCTGATCCATTCCAGCGCCTATCGCGATCCCAAAATCTTCAAGGGCAAGCGGGTGCTGATCATTGGTGCCGGCAATTCGGGCTGCGACATTGCGGTGGATGCGATCCATCACGGCAAGAGCTGCGACATCTCAATGCGGCGCGGCTATTATTTCGTGCCCAAATATGTCTTCGGCCGTCCCGCCGACACGATGGGCGGGGCGATCAAACTGCCGATGTGGCTCAAGCGCCGCGTCGATGGCATGATCCTGAAATGGTTTACCGGCGATCCGGCGAAATACGGCTTTCCGAAGCCCGACTACGCGCTTTACGAATCCCACCCGGTTGTCAATTCGCTGATCCTGTTTCATGCCGGTCATGGCGACATCACGGTCAAGCCCGACATCGATCGCTTTGACGGCCATACGGTGCATTTCAAGGATGGCGGCCAAGCCGATTACGATCTAGTTTTGGCGGCGACCGGATACAGCCTGCATTACCCGTTCATCGACAAGGCGCTCTTGAACTGGCAGGGCGATGCGCCGCATCTGTTCCTCAATTGTCTGCATCCCGAGCGTGACGATGTGTTTGTGCTGGGCATGGTCGAGGCCTCGGGGCTCGGCTGGCAGGGCCGGCATGAGCAGGCCGAGATGGTGGCGCGCTATATTGCCGGGCTCAAATCGGGCATCATGGCAGCCAAGGCGTTGAAGGAAGAAAAGGGCGCCGGGTTCACCCGGGCAACCGGCGGGATGAAGTATATCGATCTGCCGCGCATGGCCTATTATGTCGACAAGGCCACCTACCGGACCGCCGTGACCAGCTGGATCGCGGCTCTCAAGGGGAATGGCAAATGA
- a CDS encoding bile acid:sodium symporter family protein, with the protein MTEIDAVRLNFSPESLTLLNAILAIVMFSIALDLRPSDFRALLRAPKALLTGMVSQFLVLPALTYLMLLVTNPQPSIALGLILVAACPGGNISNFITHRAGGNAALSVSMTGVATLAAILFTPLNVAFWGNLYEPTRALLRTTTLDPVSIAITVFFMLVLPLILGIVLNVQKPKLAARIRKPMQGLSMAIFIGFIVLALAANWSFFLAYVAAVAGLVVLHNALALSGGYLTATVMRLSDYDRRAITIETGIQNSGLGLVLIFAFFGGLGGMAVAAAFWGIWHAISGLALASLWSRSEAKR; encoded by the coding sequence ATGACCGAAATCGATGCCGTACGGCTGAATTTCAGCCCGGAAAGCCTGACCTTGCTCAATGCCATCCTGGCCATTGTGATGTTCTCGATCGCGCTGGATCTGCGGCCATCCGACTTCCGCGCACTGCTGCGGGCGCCGAAAGCGCTGTTGACCGGCATGGTGTCGCAGTTCCTGGTGCTGCCGGCGCTGACCTACCTGATGTTATTGGTCACCAATCCACAGCCGTCGATTGCGCTGGGGCTGATCCTGGTGGCGGCCTGTCCGGGTGGCAATATTTCCAATTTCATCACCCATCGCGCCGGTGGCAATGCGGCGCTGTCGGTGTCGATGACCGGGGTGGCCACTCTTGCCGCGATCCTGTTCACGCCGCTCAATGTGGCGTTCTGGGGCAATCTCTACGAACCGACGCGGGCGCTGTTGCGAACAACCACGCTGGATCCTGTGTCCATCGCCATCACCGTGTTCTTCATGCTTGTGCTGCCTTTGATCCTCGGGATCGTGCTCAATGTGCAAAAGCCCAAGCTGGCGGCGCGCATCCGCAAGCCGATGCAAGGACTGTCGATGGCGATCTTCATCGGCTTCATCGTGCTGGCGCTGGCTGCCAATTGGAGCTTTTTCCTCGCCTATGTGGCCGCAGTTGCCGGGCTGGTGGTGCTGCACAATGCGCTGGCGCTGTCGGGCGGTTATCTGACGGCCACGGTGATGCGGCTTTCCGATTATGACCGGCGGGCGATCACCATCGAGACCGGCATCCAGAATTCGGGTCTTGGCCTGGTGCTGATCTTCGCCTTCTTCGGCGGACTTGGCGGCATGGCGGTGGCTGCGGCGTTCTGGGGCATCTGGCATGCGATTTCCGGACTGGCGCTCGCCAGCCTCTGGTCGCGCAGCGAGGCGAAGCGATGA
- a CDS encoding SDR family oxidoreductase produces the protein MSRVLVTGAAGAVGQVLLEELAASGCETLATDVRRPQALPEGVAFETLDVRGDDAGRLVEAFNPDVIIHLASIVSPTRGMTRKFAYDVDVQGTRNVLDAAITHGVERLVVTSSGAAYGYHADNPVPLHETDALRGNSEFAYSDHKRQVEEMLARARVTHPDVEQVVLRVGTVLGAGLENQITELFHRPKLIAVYGSDSPFVFIWTRDLARILLRAATNGPAGIFNVCGDGALSVHDIAASLGKPVMALPAWLLKAALAVAKPLGVSRYGPEQVRFLQYRPVLDNTALKTVFGYQPELTSAETFDLWKKAAGL, from the coding sequence ATGAGCCGGGTACTGGTTACGGGTGCTGCGGGGGCTGTCGGGCAGGTGCTTCTCGAAGAATTGGCTGCGTCGGGTTGCGAAACACTTGCGACCGATGTGCGGCGGCCGCAGGCACTGCCCGAAGGCGTTGCTTTTGAAACACTCGACGTGCGCGGCGACGATGCCGGCCGCTTGGTGGAAGCGTTTAACCCGGATGTGATCATTCACCTGGCCTCGATCGTCTCGCCGACGCGCGGCATGACCCGGAAATTTGCCTATGATGTCGATGTCCAGGGCACCCGCAATGTTCTCGACGCGGCGATCACCCACGGGGTCGAGCGGCTGGTGGTGACCTCGTCGGGGGCGGCCTATGGCTACCATGCCGACAATCCGGTGCCGCTCCACGAGACCGACGCGCTGCGCGGCAACAGTGAATTTGCCTATTCCGACCACAAGCGGCAGGTCGAGGAGATGCTGGCGCGGGCGCGCGTCACTCACCCGGATGTCGAGCAGGTGGTGCTGCGTGTCGGCACCGTGCTTGGCGCCGGGCTTGAAAACCAGATCACCGAACTGTTTCACCGTCCCAAGCTGATCGCGGTTTACGGCTCGGACAGCCCGTTCGTGTTCATCTGGACCCGCGATCTGGCCCGCATCCTGTTGCGCGCCGCCACGAACGGTCCGGCCGGTATCTTCAATGTCTGCGGTGATGGCGCGCTGTCGGTGCATGACATTGCGGCCAGTCTCGGCAAGCCGGTGATGGCGCTGCCGGCCTGGTTGCTCAAGGCCGCACTTGCCGTGGCCAAGCCGCTCGGTGTGTCGCGCTATGGACCGGAACAGGTGCGGTTTTTGCAATACCGCCCGGTGCTCGACAACACCGCGCTGAAGACGGTGTTCGGTTATCAGCCGGAATTGACCAGCGCCGAGACTTTTGATCTGTGGAAGAAGGCGGCCGGACTGTGA
- a CDS encoding SDR family NAD(P)-dependent oxidoreductase, with translation MSPVAVITGGAGGLGQAFAAQLVAESWQVVLVDLPTALATLSPASDRVERVRCDLTDEAAVAAVCAGISADYPAIDLVIHNAGVTQIGLFSETTLASQRRVMEINYFGSVRVASGLLHAVRAGRGTHLAISSVAGFAPLCKRTAYAASKHALNGFFSSLASEEAQHDVKVVIAAPSFVATNSGRLDAGTDGIGRPGAATDGFDEMSPQRAAEIILDGWRRGRRFVPVGRVATLGWLINRLSPRLYHWLMMRKIRD, from the coding sequence GTGAGCCCGGTGGCGGTGATCACCGGCGGCGCGGGAGGGCTGGGTCAGGCCTTTGCCGCTCAACTGGTGGCGGAGAGCTGGCAAGTGGTGCTGGTCGATCTGCCAACGGCGTTGGCGACTTTGTCCCCGGCGAGTGACCGGGTGGAGCGGGTCCGCTGCGACCTGACCGATGAAGCCGCGGTGGCCGCGGTCTGCGCCGGGATTTCAGCCGATTATCCGGCCATTGATCTGGTCATCCACAATGCCGGGGTGACCCAGATCGGCCTGTTTTCGGAGACCACGCTGGCCTCGCAGCGGCGGGTGATGGAGATCAATTATTTCGGCTCGGTGCGGGTGGCGTCGGGTCTGTTGCACGCGGTACGGGCGGGCAGGGGGACGCATCTGGCGATCTCCTCGGTGGCGGGCTTCGCGCCGCTTTGCAAACGCACCGCCTATGCGGCGAGCAAGCACGCGCTCAACGGCTTCTTCTCTTCGCTCGCATCGGAAGAAGCGCAGCATGACGTAAAGGTTGTGATTGCCGCGCCCTCCTTCGTGGCCACCAATTCGGGACGGCTTGACGCCGGGACGGATGGTATCGGCAGGCCGGGGGCTGCGACGGACGGTTTTGACGAGATGAGCCCGCAGCGGGCCGCCGAAATCATTCTCGATGGCTGGCGGCGCGGCAGACGCTTTGTCCCGGTGGGACGGGTGGCGACGCTTGGCTGGTTGATCAACCGGCTGTCGCCCCGGCTTTATCACTGGCTGATGATGCGAAAAATCCGCGACTGA
- a CDS encoding AMP-binding protein: MNVAEWLARSGRKYPGHPALFSGAQQIADYRGFAQNAAAIGAGLREHHSVKPGDRVAIFAKNTPAYLEAMFGAWFAGAAIVPINAKLHPKEAAYIIANSCASVVFCTAPLGAELTGALAQPMPVLIDLAGVDFEALRQSQPLAAHVAREGSDMAWLFYTSGTTGRPKGVMISHANMQAMVFSYLADVDAVHASDAALYAAPLSHGAGLYCLQHVLKAARHVVPLSGGFDPDEIFALARSLGDIHMFAAPTMVKRLVASARELGETGEGIRTIVYGGGPMYLADIVEAVEVLGPRFCQIYGQGESPMTITALDRASVADRTHPRWRERLASVGTAQSCVEVRIVDDAGNVMATGETGEILVRGTPVMSGYWRDPDATAAALRDGWLWTGDMGALDADGFLTLKDRSKDVIISGGTNIYPREVEEALLTHPGVREVSVVGVPDAEWGESILAFVVTDLDAPPDAAELDQHCLGSIARFKRPKVYRFVSELPKNNYGKVLKTELRRVFADEQAGS, translated from the coding sequence ATGAATGTCGCGGAATGGCTGGCGCGCAGCGGCCGGAAATATCCCGGCCATCCGGCATTGTTTTCAGGCGCTCAACAGATTGCTGATTATCGCGGCTTTGCCCAAAATGCTGCGGCTATCGGCGCGGGCCTGCGCGAGCATCATAGTGTCAAGCCGGGGGACCGGGTGGCGATCTTTGCCAAAAATACGCCCGCCTATCTGGAAGCGATGTTCGGCGCTTGGTTTGCAGGCGCTGCCATCGTGCCGATCAACGCCAAGCTTCATCCCAAAGAGGCCGCTTATATCATTGCCAATTCCTGTGCGTCGGTGGTGTTTTGCACCGCACCGCTTGGGGCGGAACTGACCGGGGCGCTGGCGCAGCCTATGCCTGTGCTGATTGATCTGGCGGGCGTGGACTTCGAGGCCTTGCGACAGAGCCAACCGCTTGCAGCCCACGTGGCGCGGGAAGGATCGGACATGGCGTGGCTGTTTTACACCTCGGGCACCACCGGCCGCCCCAAGGGCGTGATGATCAGCCATGCCAATATGCAGGCGATGGTGTTTTCCTATCTTGCGGATGTCGATGCGGTGCATGCGAGCGATGCGGCCTTGTATGCGGCGCCACTGAGCCATGGCGCCGGGCTCTATTGTCTGCAGCACGTGCTCAAGGCCGCACGCCACGTCGTGCCGCTGTCGGGTGGTTTCGATCCGGATGAGATCTTTGCGCTGGCCCGCAGCCTCGGCGACATCCACATGTTTGCCGCTCCCACCATGGTCAAGCGGCTGGTTGCATCTGCCCGGGAGCTTGGCGAAACCGGGGAAGGGATCCGCACCATCGTCTATGGCGGCGGGCCGATGTATCTGGCCGACATTGTTGAGGCGGTCGAGGTTCTGGGGCCGCGGTTCTGCCAGATCTATGGCCAGGGTGAGAGCCCTATGACGATCACCGCACTTGATCGCGCTTCGGTAGCTGATCGCACCCATCCGCGCTGGCGCGAGCGGCTGGCCTCGGTGGGCACGGCACAATCATGTGTCGAAGTCCGCATTGTTGATGATGCGGGCAATGTCATGGCCACGGGAGAGACCGGCGAGATCTTGGTGCGCGGCACGCCGGTCATGTCCGGCTACTGGCGCGATCCTGATGCCACCGCTGCAGCGCTGCGTGATGGCTGGCTCTGGACCGGCGACATGGGCGCGCTTGATGCGGACGGGTTTTTGACGCTGAAAGATCGGTCCAAGGACGTGATCATTTCCGGCGGTACCAATATCTATCCGCGCGAGGTGGAGGAGGCCTTGCTGACCCATCCCGGCGTCCGCGAGGTCAGCGTCGTCGGCGTGCCCGATGCCGAGTGGGGCGAAAGCATTCTGGCCTTTGTGGTCACAGATCTGGACGCGCCCCCGGATGCGGCGGAGCTTGATCAGCATTGTCTTGGCTCGATCGCCCGGTTCAAGCGGCCGAAGGTCTACCGTTTTGTGTCCGAACTGCCCAAGAACAATTACGGCAAGGTGCTCAAGACCGAATTGCGCAGGGTGTTTGCTGACGAGCAGGCTGGCAGCTAA
- a CDS encoding CerR family C-terminal domain-containing protein, protein MPPKLSAQTGKAGDQTRMALLMAGVRLFGTKGVDATSTREIAAAANANIASIAYHFGGKDGLRLACAEMVAGRIQAVVLPFLQSIDAHDDPAAAQAAFERVIMGVADFMLGQVEARDIASFMVREMGIPGPVFDKVYADFILPVHRSLCTLLGLATGQDPESDLIRLGTFSIAGQVVYFRIGHAIVARRMEWKHPGPDELTAIKTVILGNIRAFVATTRKPVR, encoded by the coding sequence GTGCCGCCGAAACTCTCAGCCCAGACCGGAAAAGCCGGAGACCAGACCCGCATGGCGTTGCTGATGGCAGGCGTGCGACTGTTCGGCACCAAGGGGGTGGATGCCACCTCGACCCGCGAGATCGCTGCCGCGGCCAATGCCAATATCGCCTCCATTGCCTATCATTTTGGCGGCAAGGACGGCTTGCGGCTGGCCTGTGCCGAAATGGTGGCCGGGCGGATTCAGGCCGTGGTGCTCCCGTTTCTGCAGTCGATCGACGCGCACGACGATCCGGCGGCGGCGCAAGCGGCATTCGAGCGGGTGATCATGGGCGTGGCCGATTTCATGCTCGGGCAGGTCGAGGCGCGCGACATTGCCAGCTTCATGGTGCGTGAAATGGGCATTCCCGGTCCGGTGTTCGACAAGGTCTATGCCGATTTCATTCTGCCGGTGCATCGCAGCCTGTGCACGCTTCTGGGACTGGCCACCGGCCAGGATCCCGAAAGCGACCTGATCCGCCTTGGCACTTTCAGCATAGCCGGCCAGGTCGTCTATTTCCGCATCGGCCATGCCATCGTTGCCAGGCGGATGGAATGGAAGCATCCCGGGCCGGACGAACTCACGGCGATCAAGACCGTCATTCTCGGCAATATCCGCGCCTTTGTCGCCACCACCAGGAAACCAGTCCGATGA
- a CDS encoding HlyD family efflux transporter periplasmic adaptor subunit produces the protein MSFLCSLPLLAGLFAACNGAGPLAVGYVEGEYVLVAPIEVAQIVEINVRRGDQIIAGQPLGRLERRDAEIAVAQAEAGLAQAESQLANLQEGRRPEEIASITAALRSAQAQADEAERVRQRQADLLKQGISTQATYDSASTAVELAQAKVAELDANLAVARLPARTNEIKAAQAAVEQAKAVLESAEWRLSKRTLSVPLAGVVSDIIRNAGEVAGPQAPVLSVLPDGARKLRVYVPEFALSSIHVGSVLVVHCDGCGEGMGATVSYVSADPEFTPPVIYSLENRQKLVYLVEARPDADAWALEPGQIVDVDLQGESQ, from the coding sequence ATATCCTTTCTCTGTTCGCTTCCGCTGCTTGCCGGATTGTTTGCCGCCTGCAACGGCGCCGGTCCGCTGGCTGTCGGCTATGTCGAGGGTGAATATGTGCTGGTGGCGCCGATCGAGGTCGCCCAGATCGTCGAGATCAATGTCCGGCGCGGCGACCAGATTATCGCCGGACAGCCGCTGGGACGGCTGGAACGGCGCGATGCGGAGATCGCCGTTGCCCAGGCCGAAGCCGGGCTGGCGCAGGCCGAGAGCCAGCTGGCCAATCTGCAAGAGGGCCGGCGGCCGGAGGAAATCGCCAGCATCACGGCGGCACTGAGGTCCGCCCAGGCCCAGGCCGACGAGGCCGAGCGCGTGCGCCAAAGGCAGGCCGATTTGTTGAAGCAGGGGATATCGACGCAAGCAACCTATGATTCCGCCTCCACGGCGGTCGAGCTGGCCCAGGCCAAGGTTGCCGAGCTCGATGCCAATCTGGCCGTGGCGCGGCTACCGGCGCGCACCAACGAGATCAAGGCGGCGCAGGCCGCGGTCGAACAGGCCAAGGCGGTGCTGGAATCGGCCGAGTGGCGGCTGTCGAAGCGCACTTTGTCGGTGCCGCTGGCGGGCGTCGTCTCCGACATCATCCGCAACGCCGGCGAGGTCGCGGGTCCGCAGGCTCCGGTGTTGTCGGTTCTGCCCGACGGTGCACGCAAGCTCCGGGTCTATGTGCCGGAATTCGCGCTGTCGAGCATCCACGTCGGCAGCGTCCTTGTGGTGCATTGCGATGGCTGCGGCGAGGGCATGGGCGCCACCGTCAGCTATGTCTCGGCCGATCCCGAATTCACCCCGCCGGTGATCTATTCTCTCGAGAACCGGCAGAAGCTGGTTTACCTGGTCGAGGCGCGTCCGGATGCGGATGCCTGGGCGCTGGAGCCGGGACAGATTGTCGATGTCGATCTGCAAGGCGAGAGCCAATGA